The Trichocoleus sp. sequence TCGCTTTCTTGCCAGTGGTTTAGATCCGGCAGCACAGCAGAAACTAGCGGAACTGCGAATGGGCTTTAAGAGCAAAAAGCTTAAGTAGGTGTGACTCAAAGCGAGGATTCAGGAGTGTCTTTTCAAAAAGTCTGAAAAAAGTTTGGGTAAGGGCTTGCAAAACAGAAAGTTTTCTCGCTATTATGAATCTCGCTGATGCGTTCCTCAGTAGCTCAGTGGTAGAGCGGTCGGCTGTTAACCGATTGGTCGCTGGTTCGAATCCAGCCTGGGGAGTTAAAAAATAGCCATACCTAAGTGCAAGTTCTTCTAAGGATTCCTTGCACTTTTGGCTTTTTTGGTAGTTTTGCGGTAATAATTTTTGCGCTGGCTTCATCTGGGATCGGTTCGGTGGTAGGTTAGCGGTTGTGGTGCTATTGGGAACCAATGACTGATTCCTCATCTCCAGCGGCAGCATTTGAGCCTGAGTGGAAGCGGCTATGGCTGATCAATCCGGGCATTACATTCCTAAATCACGGTTCTTTTGGGGCTTGCCCCATTGCTGTGTTAGAGAAGCAGCAAGAACTCCGTCATTTGCTGGAAAGCGAACCGCTTCGCTTTATGGAAGACCAGCTAGAAAGCTTATTGGATGCTGCGAGACAAGCACTAGCAGATTTTGTTGGTGCATCCCCAAGTGAACTGGTTTTTGTGCCAAATGCCACGACGGGCATCAATACAGTGCTGCGATCGCTTTCGTTTCAACCTGGCGATGAATTGCTAACGACCAATCAAGAATATAATGCCTCACGGAATGCTTTGAACTTTGTGGCAGCGCAATCGGGGGCAACTGTGATTGTTGCAGAAATTCCTTTTCCGATCGCTTCACCTAATCAGGTGATTGATGCAGTTATGGCAAAAATTTCTGCTCGAACTCGCCTGGTGTTGATTGACCAAGTGACCAGTCAGACGGCATTGATTCTGCCGATCGAAGCTTTGGTGCAGCGGCTTAAGCCCTTTGGCATTGAGGTATTGGTTGATGCGGCTCATGCGCCTGGAATGATACCGCTCAATCTAAGAGAACTAGGGGTAGCATATTACACAGGCAATTGTCATAAATGGATATGTGCGCCCAAAGGAGCTGCCTTTTTATACGTCCGGCAAGATCAACAGTCCCGGATTCGTCCGCTGGTGATTAGTCATGGAGCAAATTCGCCGCGCCTTGATCGGTCTCGCTTTCATTTGGAGTTTGACTGGATGGGCACCACTGACCCCACTTCCTATCTTTGTGTGTCAAAGGCGATTGACTGGATGGCGGCTCTTCTGCCGGGGGGTTGGGCAGAACTGATGACCCGAAATCAAGAAATGGCTTTGGCTGCAAGAGCAATGTTATGTGATGCACTGAATGTGGCTCCGCCGAGTCCCGACTGCATGATAGGTTCGATGGCAGGAGTTCCTCTGCCTCCCGGTTCGGCAAAAGGTTTGCAAATGCAACTCTTCGATCGGTTTCAGATTGAAGTCCCAATTATTCCCTGGCAGGGAGTAACAGATCGGCTGCTTCGGGTATCGGTGCAACTGTACAACTCATTGCCAGATTATGATTATTTGTCTAAAGCGTTGCTCGTATTGCTGGCGGAAGGGGCGTGATGGCAAAAGGCGACTCACAGGATTATTTATGGCAAAGCAAACCTGCAAAACAGCGATCGTCCAAAACGGTTCTCCCCAAACTCTCTATCGGGACAACTCTCCAAGAGTGCAGCGTCAAAGCGGCTGGCAATGGTGTCTTTGAGGGAGCAAACTAGCGTGAAAGTGACTCCTGGCTCCCACCATCTCCATCTCTGGCTATTGGTCATTTGGACTGTTCTGGGATTGGTTCTGCGTTTTGCTAACCTTGCCGGAAAGACCCCCTGGACGGATGAGTTTGCCACGATCGTCTTTAGTTTAGGGAATCGGTTTGCAACCGTGCCGCTCGATCAGGTTGTAACGGCTGAAACATTGCTCCAACCTTTGTATCCAAGACCTGGTGCCAATCTTGGAGATGTCTTGAGTGCTCTATTCATGGAGAGTAATCATCCTCCAATTTACTTTTTGCTCTCTCATTTTTGGCTTAAGCTTTTTTCTAACCCAACTGAAATTACTTCCCTTTGGGCAACTCGATCGCTGGCGGCATTTTTAGGAACAGTCTCAATTCCGGCAACTTTTGGCTTAGCCTGGCTGGCATTTCGCTCGCGGGTCGTTGCTCAAATTGCAGCAGCCTTGATGGCAACTTCGCCGTTCGCGATCTATCTGGCTCAAGAAGCACGTCACTATACGCTGCCTATCCTATGGATTATTGGCTCACTAGGCTGTTTAATGATTGCGGCTCGGGCGGTGCGCGATCGGCTGCTGCTTCCAATCTGGGTTTGTTGGGTCTGGATTGGGATTAACGCTTTGGGCATTGCGACCCATTATTTCTTTGCCTTTACGCTTTTTGCAGAAGCGATCGTCATTGCTTGCTTAGGATTGATTCAAAGCTGGCGAGAAGATGGAAGATGGCATCCTTCAACCCACTGGCGACGGATCTGGATTGTTGCGGGTGGCACGCTCATTTCCTGCCTGGTCTGGTTTCCAGTGCTGCAAAATATTCAGGAAGGAGAATTAACTCGATGGATTTATCAGGGCGATCGAAATGGATTGGCATGGGTTGAGCCGATCTTTCAAGCAATTGCCGGATGGATCTCGATGCTGTATTTATTGCCAATTCAGTCCTCGTCAGAATTCCTGTCGCTGATCTCTGGCATTGGATTAGCTCTCCTGACGCTCTGGACGTTGCCTAAGTTAATTTCGGGGTTGCAGGTGCAGGCTTTACATCGAGATACAAGGTTGGCTATCTCTGTTTTAGGCTGCTTTATCGTCAGCGCGATTATATTATTTTTTAGCGTCACCTATTTTTTTGAGGCAGATTTAACGGGCGCATTCCGCTATAACTTTGTTTATTTTCCAGCCGTCATTGTGCTAATTGGAGCTGCTCTGGCGTCGGGTTGGGATGTGGCAAAGCAAATTGCTCAATCTCCCGCGACTCATGTTCCGTTGCCCCTCCTGCGGCTGTTGCGCGTTTGCAGCCGAAAAACGATCGTGCTGCTCGGGCTACTCAGCTTGTTGGGTGGGCTAACCGTGGTGACAAATCTGAGCTATCAGAAGGTTCATCGTCCTGATATTGTGGCGCAAGCGATTCAGGCAGATTTTCAAGCCAATTCTCCAATTGATACCTTAGTTGCCATTCCTTATCGAAGCCATGGGCAAATTAGTCGATTAATGGGTATTGCCTGGAACCTGAGATCTGCTCCTCCTGAGATCGATCAATCGAACCTTCAGTTTTTTCTGGCGCAAGACACGCAGCGGAATAGCCGCTCGGCGATCGAAAATCTCAGTGCAGTAATTCGAGCATCTGCTAAGCCACTCCATCTCTGGTTGCTCAATTTTCATGAGGTTGAGCAAAATCTACTGGATAAAATGCTGCAAAAAAATCGCTGTACGCTAGAAGAGAAATTTCCTTCTGTTGATGGGTTTCGCTATCGGTTATATCGTTGTCGGAGATAGCAGCAATCAGCGACTAAACGTTTCCAAGAGCAATGGATCTGAGAGCAATGGAAATGTAACGGTAAAGGTTGAACCCTGGCTAGGTTGAGAGTCGAGGTGAATCTCGCCTTGGAGCAATTTGACCAAACGAGACACAACTGCTAAGCCCAATCCAGTGCTATCGCTATCTCGTACCTTGGGGATGGTTCCCTGCACATAAGGTTCAAAAATGCGCTGTTGGTCTTCTGAGGCAATGCCAAACCCCGTATCTGCAACAATTAAATCCCATTGTTCTGGCGATCGCATTTTACAAGCAACCTGAATTGAACCTTGTGAGGTGTAGCGGATGGCATTACTGATCAGGTTAGTGGTAATTTGCTGGAGGCGGAGCGGATCGGTCAAGATACTTTTGGGTGCTCGATCGCAATCCAGATGAATCGTCAGATTTTTGGCAACGGCAAGCGGCTGTACCATGCTAATGATGCTTTGAATCAGCTCACAAACATTTGTGGTTGCTAAGTGGAGCTGCATCTGCCCTGCTTCGTACCGTGAGATTTCTAATGAATCGTTAATCAACCGTAGCAACTGCCGTCCTGATTGCAAAACTCGTTCAATATTTTCCAGGTTGGGGACAGAATCTTTTGTATCGCCATCGCGTCGATGCTGTCTCAAAAACAGATCAGAATAGCCAATGATGGAAGTGAGCGGGGTTTTCAGTTCATGAGCAAGCTCTGAAAGATTGCTTTTGCTGGCACGAACCAGGCGCGTTAATTCTTGATTAGTGAGTTTTAACTGACTTTGTAATTGCTCCAGTTCGTGCAATCGGCTATCCATATAGCTGACAAAGCACCGAGCGATCGCTTCATCAATCACCGTATCAATCAAGCGAACAGCTCTCAGGATTTCCGCAGGAGACCCACGCAACAGCTCAACTTCAAGAACTGAGAAAATAATCGATCGCAGCAGCCGATATTCTCGCGCAATCTCCGCCGGATCAAATCCTTGTTCTGCCCGCACTACACCATGTTCAAGGGTCGTCTCCACAAGCAGCTTAACGTCGCTTGTTTCCTCTTGAGACAAAATAGTTGCCATCGAAAAGAGAACCTTTGGCAAACTATTTCTTAGTGCATTGAAAGTCAGTTCCTGGCTGGTTTCAATCTGCTCATCTGCTCGTAATGCCTCAACCCATTCTTGAATAATTTGGTCTGCTTTCTGGTGCAAAAGCTTGCCGAAATCTATCATCACGCCACCGCTAAGACTCAAAAGGATGGGCGATTTTTGCCAGGATTAAGCGATTTCTAGCAAACAAAACGAGTACCCTTTCTCCCAGAAATCTCCTTAAAGCATTCGATCGCCTTTCAGTTTCCGACTGTAGCAGTGTGAGTCAGCCGCTACATCTCAACCAGGATAGAGTTTCTTTTTGCAAAGCTTCAAGGCGATGAACGGGGTTGAGACGAGTGAGAGCAGACCTTTTATACCAACTTTTATACCAACTCTTATACCAACGAGAATTGAGGAATCGTAGGGGTTCCAGTAGGAATGGTTCGACCAACCGCAGCGGCGATCGGCTCCAGACTTCGTACTAATGCAGTCATTTCTTCCAGGGAAAGCGTTTGTCGCGCATCTGAAACCGACTTTTCCGGCTCCGGGTGACATTCAACCATAATGCCATCTGCACCACAGGCAACTGCAGCTCTTGCCAGGTCTGCTACCAGTTCTCGCTTACCCGTCGCATGACTTGGATCAACCACGATCGGCAGATGGGTGAGTTGTTTAATTGCCACCACTGCGCCCAGGTCGAGGATATTGCGCGTGTAGGAGTCGAAACTGCGAATGCCGCGCTCACAGAGAATCACATTTGAATTGCCGTGACTGAGGACGTATTCGGCTGCCATCACGAATTCTTCGATCGTTGCTGCGAGTCCTCGCTTCAGTAGAATGGGCTTGTTTACCTGACCCAGTGCCTTCAGCAAATCAAAGTTTTGCATATTGCGGCTACCCACTTGCAGCACATCGGCATAAGCCGCGATTTCCTCAATTTGCGAGATTGCCATGACCTCTGTAATGACGGGCAAACCGTAGCGATCGCGCACCGCAGCCAACATTTTGAGCCCCTCTACGCCTAACCCCTGGAAGTCATAGGGAGAAGTCCGAGGTTTATAAACGCCACCGCGAAGTGCCTGTACCGGAGCTGCTGCTAAACAACTGGCGACTGCTTCCATTTGAGGCTGAGTTTCCACGGAGCAAGGTCCACCGACAATGAGTAAATCTTTTCCGCCAACGGTCACTGAATTGGGGAGATGAACGATCGTTTTGTGGTCGGGGCTAGTTTTGAGGGTCAGTTTTGCTTTCTGCATGGGAGGTTTCCTGAGGATAGGGATGAAGGATGAAAGAAGCAGTGAGAATTAGGCGGAATGAGGTCATTAAAAAACCCGGAACCTTAGAAGGACTCCGGGCTGGCGATTCGCTGGCATGACGAGTTCACCCGGAGTATGTCCTGGTCCAAAAATAGAATCCAAAAAACCAACTAGAGGTGAGGGTCATCGTCAATACCGTAATAAGGATTTAGATAAAACAAAAACCGCAGAGTTTGTTCTGCGGTTCACCAAGAGTTCCATGTCAAACTGGACTCACTCCGGGTGAACCTCCATAAACCAATACCAAAAAAAGACTGTTGGGCGAGACATAAGACTCTGCAAATGATGCGGATTAAATTTAAGTTACTGCAACCGTAACAAGAATGTCAAAACTTCGTCAAGCCCTCTAAAGAAGAATTTGGTTAGAATCTGACACGGGAACTGCTGTTTTGATGACAATTTACTCCAACAGCTTATGATGGGCGATCGAACAGGATACTTGATATTTAACGGTAGACTAGGGGGCTATGAACGGCTGATCATTCATTTACTAGCTCGGTCTCAAATCAACCCCAGCTATCTGTCTTAAAGCAGCCCTCTTAAAGCAGCCCTGAACGGAAGCTGCCGATAGCTCAAGCTCCAAATCTTTTAAATCTCAGCAATGCCTCAGCATGATTGAAGCAGAACATTTAAGCAAAATTTACGGCACGACTCCCGCCATCCAAGATGTGACGTTTTCGGTGGAGAAGGGAGAAATTCTGGGCTTTCTAGGGCCGAACGGAGCCGGAAAAACAACGACAATGCGAATTCTCACCGGCTATTTGCCAGCCAGCAGCGGCACTGCGCGAATTGCGGGATGTGATGTCCATGAAGATTCGATGTCAGTCCGAAAGCGGATTGGTTATTTGCCAGAAACTCCTCCCCTTTATCCAGATATGACGGTTGAGGGATTTTTGCATTTTGTGGCGCGTATTAAAGGAGTATCGGCAGGCGATCGTCCGACGCGAGTCAAGCTGGCAATGAAACGCTGTAGCTTGCTGGAAAAGCGTCAGGTGCTAATTCGCAAACTCTCGAAGGGATTTCGGCAACGAGTGGGGATCGCTCAGGCGATCGTGCATGATCCGCCAGCCATTATTTTGGATGAACCGACGGTTGGGCTTGATCCGCGTCAAATTATTGAAGTTCGCAATTTGATCAAAAGCCTTGCGGGAGAACATACCATTATTCTCTCAACCCACATCTTGCCGGAAGTCAGCATGACCTGTAGTCGTGTGGCAATTATTAACCGGGGGCAGATCGTTGCGATCAACACACCCGAACAACTCATGGCACAACTGAGAGGTAGTTCGGGTTATGAACTAGAAGTGGCAGGCGATCTGACGATCGTTCAAGCTTGTTTGCAGCAGGTCGCTGGCGTGAAATCAGTTGAACCGCTATTAGATGAACCATTGCCCGCAAGCCATCATAAGCTGCGTTTGCTGTTGGAAGCCGGAACCGATCCCGGACGTGAAATTGCCACGGCGATCGTTAATGCAGGACTGGGACTTTATGAAATGCGGCGAACGCAAGCCAGCCTGGAAGATGTCTTTTTAGAATTGACGACTGAAGAGAAAGTATTGGAGGAGGGTGCGATCGAGCCGTTGCCTGAATCTGCAGCAGAAACCCCGGAAGAGACGGAAGGAGTAGCTTAATGGGTGTAATTGTCAGCAATATTATTGCCATCTATCGGCGAGAACTGCAAAGCTATTTCGCTTCTCCATTTGCCTACATTATTGCAGCCGTATTTTGGCTGTTGAGTGGCTTTTTCTTCGTGGCAATTTTGCTGGGACCAGAAGGGCTGCTGGCGCAAGTTGCGGTGCGCGACCAAATGGGTGTGACGGAGCCGCCGATCGACATTCCCTATCAGTTTTTGAACTTGTTCTTGGGCGTTCTGGGTTCCCTGACGCTCTTTGTCCTGCCGATGCTTTCAATGGGGCTTTACACCGAAGAACGAAAGCGAGGCACCTTAGAACTTCTAGCAACATCCCCCATTACCAATTGGGCAGTCGCTCTCGGAAAACTGCTTGGGGTGATTACCTTTTTCGTTGCGATGGTGCTGCCGCTCATGGTCTATGAGTCGATCGCCCTTAGCGCTGCCAATCCGCCCGTTCAGCCCACGGTAATGATTCTGGGACACTTCGCCCTGATTCTGCTTGGAGCCGCAATTTTATCGTTGGGAATGTTTATTTCTTCGCTGACCGACAGCACGATTCTGGCAGCAATTCTGACCTTTGCCTTAATTTTGCTGCTTTGGGTCATTGATCTAGTTGCCACGAATCTCGGTGGCGGCATTGGTGATGCGCTCAGTCACCTTTCCCTGGTGAAAAACTACACCAATCTCACGCAAGGCATTTTTGACAGCAGCAGCATCATTGTCTTTATTAGCTACATCATTTTGGGGCTATTCCTAACCGCCCAATCGATCGAAGCCTTTCGCTTCCAACGGTCTTGATTGCGATATCTTTGCTCAATTCTTTTCCAAATTCCGATTCTCGTTTTTCAACCCCTTGATCCCTAGTTCCCGATTCCTAATTCCCAATGAAGCTCACCCGAAAATTAAACTGGAAGCTCCTAAAATTCTTCTTTTTCCTCAGCCCTGTGCTGCTGATTGTTGGTCTAATTGCAGGGATTGTGTCAGGCAGTTGGAGCGGTATTCCCTCGGCGCTCATCGTCAGTGCGTTTGTCATATTGGCGCTGTGGCTGCTGTTTGAAGGCTATATGCAGCCCGACTTCTGGCGCAGGCGATCGACCCAGGTGGGCACAAATGCCTTGATCTCAACGCTGGCAGTTCTGGTTATTTTGGGACTGGTGAACTTTCTGGCAGTGCGGCTGAATGCTCGGGCTGATCTGACCGAAAACCAAATTTTTACCCTCGCGCCGCAATCGCAAGAGTTAGTCCGGCAATTGCCGCAGCCTGTGAAGGTGGTTCTTTTTACACCCCAGCCGAACCCGATCGATCAGCAGCTATTGGATAACTATCGGCGGTTGAATCCTCAGTTCAGCTATGAATATATCGACCCACAAAAGCAACCGGGAATTGCGCGTGAGTTTAAGGTGCAGGCGGTCGGAGATGTTTTTATTGAATCGGGAACCAATCGCAAATCAATTCAAACAGTCAGTGCTGAGCAGCGTCTCTCTGAACGACGGTTGACTAATGGAATTGCTCAAGTCACCAATGGACAGACGAAAAAAGTCTACCTCCTACAAGGACATGGGGAGCGCAAGCTAGAAACTGGGCAGGGAGGATTCTCGCAGGCAACGGGTCGGTTAGGAGATGAGGGATACAAGACAGAACCGCTCAATTTGGCAGAAAATCCGAAAGTTCCTGAAGATGCTTCAGTGTTGATTCTTGCCAGCCCTCAACGTGCTTTGCTTGAGTCTGAAGTGAATGCTTTGAAAGAATACCTGAAGCGCAAGAGTGGCTTGATGGTGCTTGTTGATCCGCAAACCGATCCGAAACTTGAAGGTCTGTTGCGGGACTGGGGCATTCAATTTAGCGATCGACTGGTGATTGATCCGGCAGGGCAGGCATCAGGGTTAGGTCCGGGGGTAACCATTATTAGTCAATATGGTGATCACCCTGTTACGCGCGGCTTTGGCAACGGCATTTCTTTCTATCCGCTGGCTCGTCCGGTGCAGCAAACGGCAATCTCTGGGACTGAGGCAACGGCTTTGCTGATTACGAGCGATCGAACGCAGGCACAGCTTATTGCCCCATCTGGTGAACTGAAGTCTGACCCCGCTGATCCAAAAGGTCCTTTTTCGATCGGCTATGCATTGAGTCGAACGGTTGAAACCACTCCTACCCCATCGCCCAGTCCTTCGCCAGAAAACGCTAGTCCTTCGCCTAGCCCTAAGTCTCAGAATGAGACAGAGCCAAAAGCACAAGCAAGATTGATTGCAATGGGAAACTCTAGCTTTGCGACTGACGGGCTATTAGGGCAGCAGTTAAACGGTGATCTCTTCCTGAATTCTGTGAGTTGGTTGAGTCAGCAGGATGATCAGGTACTAACGATTCGCCCGAAAGAAGTGACGAACCGTCGGCTTGTTTTGTCTGTGCCGCAGCAGATGGCTTCTGCCCTGATTTCAATGGCGATTTTGCCAGCGATCGGTCTGTTGGCAGCAGGTTTAGTTTGGTGGAAGCGGAGATAGCGGTATGAAAATTCAGTCCTCGACATTTCTCCTGGTTCTAACAGCGCTGCTTTTGGGGGGCGTAACACTGCTAGTGGTGCAAAATTCGCCGTCCTCTCAGCCCTCCGAACAAACGGCAAGTGCAGAGCAGACCGATCTATTTGGATTTGAGGAAAAGCAAGTTCAAATGCTCTCGGTCACAACTCCAATTCGATCGCTCAAATTTGAGCGGGATAAAGAAGGCAAATGGCAAATGATTGAGCCAGAAAAAACTCCTGCCAGTGATGCTTCGATCGCCTTTCTGCTGGATCTGATGACATCCGGCAAGAGCGAACGTACCTTTACGGCTCCCGCCAGCGATCGAGAAAAATATGGGTTTCATCAGCCGTTTGGAACCGTGGAAGTGAAGCTCGACAATCAGGAAAGTCACAAGCTGATCCTGGGTGAATATGATTTTAATCGCAGCTTTATTTATGCCTCAACTGATCCTTCTGCTGAACCGAACGCAGAGCTAAAAGTTTCACTGGTGTCGCCCAGTTTTGAGAATGCAGTGAATCGATCGTTGATTGAATGGCGACAGGCTGCTGAATCTTTTCCCAGCCCAGCCCCTGCTAAAGGGGCAAGCCCCTCTCCGTCTCCCAGTCCGGCAGAGTCACCCAGTTCCAGTGCGTCTCCATCTCCTAGCCCATCTCCTGCGGCATCTCCTGCCCCATCTCCTGCAGCATCTAGCCCTTCACCTTCGCCCTAAAAAGCAACCTAAGATCATAGAATCAGCTTTTTATCACTGGACTCGCACAAATTGTCAGCACAGATCACCCTTCAAGTCGAATTTGCAACCGATCGCCTCGATCGCTATTTAGCCGAACAGCTACCAGATCTGTCCCGATCGCGGGTGCAAAAACTGATCGAACAGGGACAAGTACAAATTAACGGAGCAGTTTGCACTTCTAAAAAGGTTGCATTGCAATTGGGCGATCGAATTGATTTAGAAATCCCGGATGCAGCGCCACTGGAACTACAAGCCGAAGATATTCCGCTGGATATTCTCTATGAAGACGAGCATTTATTAATTCTCAATAAGCCTGTGGGTTTGGTTGTGCATCCCGCTCCTGGTCACGAAGATGGCACACTAGTCAACGCACTTTTGGCGCATTGCAAAGGCAATCTAGCTGGAATTGGTGGCGTGCAGCGTCCAGGCATTGTGCATCGACTCGACAAAGACACGAGTGGCGCATTAGCGATTGCCAAAACCGATCAAGCGCATCAACATTTGCAAGCGCAATTTAAGACCAAAACCGCCCGCCGCGAATATTTGGGTGTAGTGTACGGTGCGCCTTCAACCAACAGTGGTACGATCGACGCTCCCATCGGACGGCATTTAATCGATCGCAAAAAAATGGCAGTGATTCCAGAAGAACGAGGCGGCAGACGGGCTGTGACTCACTGGACGATCGCAGAAAGGCTCGATAACTTTACGCTGGTGCGCTTTCAGCTTGAAACCGGACGCACCCATCAAATTCGGGTTCACAGTGCCCATATTGGACATCCAATCGTTGGTGATCCGCTTTATGGCTCAGGACGATCGATTGGTGTCAATCTGACTGGACAAGCGCTGCACGCTTATAAACTAACGCTTCAGCATCCAATCACCAATGAGCCGATCGAGGTGACCGCAGAACCACCGCCAGAATTTGCCAAATTACTGGAAGTTTTGAGACGCAGAGTGATAGCAACTTAGGCGATAGAGATTCGGTTTTGCAATGAGGCGATCGGCTCAAATTGTTTGATTTCAGCACAACCTGTTCCAACATTTGCTCCAAAATCTGAGTATCCTTTTTCCTCAAAAATTTCTCTAGAGATCAAGCATTGAATGAAACATTGGGACGGAAATGTAGAATCGATTGCCCAAATTTTGTTGATGTTTAGTTCAATCTTGCGAGAACAGAGGTATTAATTGATAATAGAACGAACGTATCAACTACTACGGATTGCGTTCTGTGCCCGTTGCGGCAGTTCTCTACAGTCGATCGCATGAATCCCGAAATCCCCCTCGGTTCTGTTATTCAAGGTTCACTCAGTCAAGGGTTAGAAGTTCGCCTGCATCCAGATGTATCGGTAGAAGAGATGCGAGTGGGCAAATTTCTGGTTGTGCAAGGAACCCGATCGCGCTTCTTTTGTATGCTTACCGATGTTTCTCTGGGAACGGCAAGCCAGCGAATACTGGCAAACCCACCCGATCCGGCAAACACCTTTTTGCACGAAGTTTTAGCAGGAACAGGGACATACGGGACGATCGATCTGTCGCCGATGCTGATGTTTACCCCAAAGGATGCAGAAAAAGAGGAGCGAGAGAATACTGGAACAAGGGGAAAGAAGGGCAAGGCGAAGACGATCGAGGCGAATACAAACGCGGTTGAACTGTTGCCAGTAAAAACAATTCCCAGCCACTTCAGCCAGGTTTATGACGCTTCTGAGCGAGATTTTCGGGCGGTGTTTGGTTGGGAGGATGACCCGCAGCGACGCAACTTTGCAATCGGACAACCGATCGATATGGACGTGCCGATCTGTCTGGATCTCGATCGCTTTATCGAGCGCAGCAATGGCATATTTGGCAAATCGGGAACTG is a genomic window containing:
- a CDS encoding sensor histidine kinase → MIDFGKLLHQKADQIIQEWVEALRADEQIETSQELTFNALRNSLPKVLFSMATILSQEETSDVKLLVETTLEHGVVRAEQGFDPAEIAREYRLLRSIIFSVLEVELLRGSPAEILRAVRLIDTVIDEAIARCFVSYMDSRLHELEQLQSQLKLTNQELTRLVRASKSNLSELAHELKTPLTSIIGYSDLFLRQHRRDGDTKDSVPNLENIERVLQSGRQLLRLINDSLEISRYEAGQMQLHLATTNVCELIQSIISMVQPLAVAKNLTIHLDCDRAPKSILTDPLRLQQITTNLISNAIRYTSQGSIQVACKMRSPEQWDLIVADTGFGIASEDQQRIFEPYVQGTIPKVRDSDSTGLGLAVVSRLVKLLQGEIHLDSQPSQGSTFTVTFPLLSDPLLLETFSR
- a CDS encoding Gldg family protein, with protein sequence MKLTRKLNWKLLKFFFFLSPVLLIVGLIAGIVSGSWSGIPSALIVSAFVILALWLLFEGYMQPDFWRRRSTQVGTNALISTLAVLVILGLVNFLAVRLNARADLTENQIFTLAPQSQELVRQLPQPVKVVLFTPQPNPIDQQLLDNYRRLNPQFSYEYIDPQKQPGIAREFKVQAVGDVFIESGTNRKSIQTVSAEQRLSERRLTNGIAQVTNGQTKKVYLLQGHGERKLETGQGGFSQATGRLGDEGYKTEPLNLAENPKVPEDASVLILASPQRALLESEVNALKEYLKRKSGLMVLVDPQTDPKLEGLLRDWGIQFSDRLVIDPAGQASGLGPGVTIISQYGDHPVTRGFGNGISFYPLARPVQQTAISGTEATALLITSDRTQAQLIAPSGELKSDPADPKGPFSIGYALSRTVETTPTPSPSPSPENASPSPSPKSQNETEPKAQARLIAMGNSSFATDGLLGQQLNGDLFLNSVSWLSQQDDQVLTIRPKEVTNRRLVLSVPQQMASALISMAILPAIGLLAAGLVWWKRR
- a CDS encoding aminotransferase class V-fold PLP-dependent enzyme, producing the protein MTDSSSPAAAFEPEWKRLWLINPGITFLNHGSFGACPIAVLEKQQELRHLLESEPLRFMEDQLESLLDAARQALADFVGASPSELVFVPNATTGINTVLRSLSFQPGDELLTTNQEYNASRNALNFVAAQSGATVIVAEIPFPIASPNQVIDAVMAKISARTRLVLIDQVTSQTALILPIEALVQRLKPFGIEVLVDAAHAPGMIPLNLRELGVAYYTGNCHKWICAPKGAAFLYVRQDQQSRIRPLVISHGANSPRLDRSRFHLEFDWMGTTDPTSYLCVSKAIDWMAALLPGGWAELMTRNQEMALAARAMLCDALNVAPPSPDCMIGSMAGVPLPPGSAKGLQMQLFDRFQIEVPIIPWQGVTDRLLRVSVQLYNSLPDYDYLSKALLVLLAEGA
- a CDS encoding ABC transporter ATP-binding protein; amino-acid sequence: MIEAEHLSKIYGTTPAIQDVTFSVEKGEILGFLGPNGAGKTTTMRILTGYLPASSGTARIAGCDVHEDSMSVRKRIGYLPETPPLYPDMTVEGFLHFVARIKGVSAGDRPTRVKLAMKRCSLLEKRQVLIRKLSKGFRQRVGIAQAIVHDPPAIILDEPTVGLDPRQIIEVRNLIKSLAGEHTIILSTHILPEVSMTCSRVAIINRGQIVAINTPEQLMAQLRGSSGYELEVAGDLTIVQACLQQVAGVKSVEPLLDEPLPASHHKLRLLLEAGTDPGREIATAIVNAGLGLYEMRRTQASLEDVFLELTTEEKVLEEGAIEPLPESAAETPEETEGVA
- a CDS encoding bifunctional 3-deoxy-7-phosphoheptulonate synthase/chorismate mutase yields the protein MQKAKLTLKTSPDHKTIVHLPNSVTVGGKDLLIVGGPCSVETQPQMEAVASCLAAAPVQALRGGVYKPRTSPYDFQGLGVEGLKMLAAVRDRYGLPVITEVMAISQIEEIAAYADVLQVGSRNMQNFDLLKALGQVNKPILLKRGLAATIEEFVMAAEYVLSHGNSNVILCERGIRSFDSYTRNILDLGAVVAIKQLTHLPIVVDPSHATGKRELVADLARAAVACGADGIMVECHPEPEKSVSDARQTLSLEEMTALVRSLEPIAAAVGRTIPTGTPTIPQFSLV
- a CDS encoding RluA family pseudouridine synthase — encoded protein: MSAQITLQVEFATDRLDRYLAEQLPDLSRSRVQKLIEQGQVQINGAVCTSKKVALQLGDRIDLEIPDAAPLELQAEDIPLDILYEDEHLLILNKPVGLVVHPAPGHEDGTLVNALLAHCKGNLAGIGGVQRPGIVHRLDKDTSGALAIAKTDQAHQHLQAQFKTKTARREYLGVVYGAPSTNSGTIDAPIGRHLIDRKKMAVIPEERGGRRAVTHWTIAERLDNFTLVRFQLETGRTHQIRVHSAHIGHPIVGDPLYGSGRSIGVNLTGQALHAYKLTLQHPITNEPIEVTAEPPPEFAKLLEVLRRRVIAT
- a CDS encoding DUF4340 domain-containing protein, giving the protein MKIQSSTFLLVLTALLLGGVTLLVVQNSPSSQPSEQTASAEQTDLFGFEEKQVQMLSVTTPIRSLKFERDKEGKWQMIEPEKTPASDASIAFLLDLMTSGKSERTFTAPASDREKYGFHQPFGTVEVKLDNQESHKLILGEYDFNRSFIYASTDPSAEPNAELKVSLVSPSFENAVNRSLIEWRQAAESFPSPAPAKGASPSPSPSPAESPSSSASPSPSPSPAASPAPSPAASSPSPSP
- a CDS encoding ABC transporter permease; translated protein: MGVIVSNIIAIYRRELQSYFASPFAYIIAAVFWLLSGFFFVAILLGPEGLLAQVAVRDQMGVTEPPIDIPYQFLNLFLGVLGSLTLFVLPMLSMGLYTEERKRGTLELLATSPITNWAVALGKLLGVITFFVAMVLPLMVYESIALSAANPPVQPTVMILGHFALILLGAAILSLGMFISSLTDSTILAAILTFALILLLWVIDLVATNLGGGIGDALSHLSLVKNYTNLTQGIFDSSSIIVFISYIILGLFLTAQSIEAFRFQRS